Below is a genomic region from Pseudomonas extremaustralis.
ACCGCCAGCGTAGTGATCGAGTATGCCGGCCCGGAAAACGCCCGCACCCCGGTCACCAACAGCATTGCGGCGGCCAACGCCTGGCCGACCACCGGAATCGCCGTGGCCGCGCCACGGCGCAGGACAAACCCGGTCAACCCCGCCAGCGCGGTGCCGCTCAGCGCAGCCGTGGCGGATCGGCCGACATCGAAGCGACTGAGCACACGTTGCTCTTTTTGCGCGGCCGCCTTGAGTTCAGCATCGAATACCTGGCGATCGGCGCAACTGAGCTTGTCCTTGTACTGCTCGATGAGTTTTTCCGCGACCTGGGTTTCAAGCTCGGCCAGCGCCACGTCTTCAAGGGGCTGGTCAAACTTGATCCCTAGCCGCTGCGCCACCTCTTCGGCGATCTGGCGATAACTCACGCCGTGCCCACGGGCCAGGTTCATGAAGCTGTCGCCGCCCATGCGCTGCAACTCGATGGCCAGCTTGAGCGGCTCGCGCACCGTGGCGTCAATCGAGGCACTGCGCTTTTGCGCCATCAATTCGGCAAGGAACTTCAACTCCTCGGGTCGCGCCTGCACCAGGGCCGGGAACAGGTCCGCGTCGTCTTCGGCAAAGCGCACCTCGCTGCTGCGCTGGTCGGCGCGGATCATGCCGCGCCGCTCGTGCAACAGGTCGGTGTACTGCACCACCGTCTGCAACTGCGGCCAATAGGCGGCGTGATCGAAGGTGGCCAGGTGCACATTGCTGACCTTGGCCTTGAGCGCCGGCGTCACCGGGATCGCATACCGGCCGATGCAACGCTCGGTGTCCGGCTTCAGGGCCAGGGCCCAGTCCTTGCTCGAGTGGCAGTTGATCACCCGCCCCTTGAGCGGCGCCGACACCTCATCCCACGGGCTCGACGTACAGATCGCGCCGCCCATCAACAGCAGGTTGTCCAACGGCAGCTCGCGAGCGGTCTCGGGGCTGGCCAGCAAGCTCTTGACCAGAATCCGCGCGCCCAGGGAGTGCCCGATCAGGTTGATACGCCGTACCTCAAGGGACTCACCGCGCAGGTAGCCGGCCAGTTCCGGCAGCAGGCTCTTGGCGACCTCGTCCACCCGCGCCTCGACGCTTTTGTAGTGATCGAGGAAATAGGCGATCGCCTTGCCCACCCCCACGGTCGCCGCACCGAGGCCACCACCGCCGAGCATCGACGCGATGACATCCTTGAACGGCGCAAACAGGTTTTCCAGGAAGTGCCCCGCCGGCCAGAACAGCATCAGGTTGGTCGAGCCTTCGATAGCGGCCAACTGTTGCTTGAAGTTGCCCAGTTGCTGCCGGTTAAAGAACGCCGAATAACCGTGCACATAGAGATTGAGCACATCGCCCTGGGGCTCGCCGCACAGTATGAACGTGGGCTTGCGGGTGCGGTGCATTTCATCCCACTGGTGCTGCATGGGGCGGTGACTCCTAGTGACGAGGGACGGCGATAGTAACAAAGGGTGAGCGACAGGAAGGTGAATCCTGACCGGCGTGGCGGGTGCGAAGGTCGCCCAGGCAGAAAAACGCCCGGCAACCAGGCCGAGCGCGGGCAAACCCCTCAAACAGCGAAATTGTCGATCTTGACCTGGCCATCGGGAAACGTCGCGATGATTTCCAGCTCGCCCCCCATTGCACGGATGTAGTCGCGCAACGTGCTGATGTACATGTCGGTGCGCCGCTCCATCTTGGAGACCGCCGCCTGGTTGATATTCAACCGTTTGGCCAGATTCTCCTGGCTCAGTTGCTGCGCCTTGCGCAGCTCATGCAGCGGCATTTCCTTCAGGTGTTGCTGGAGCAACTGCCCGGCTTCGGCGCGCGCCTTTGGTGTCATGCGCGCTTGAAGTTCAGCGAATTTCTTAGCCATGGGTACGGCCCTCTTTACGCAATGTCTGCAAATGTATGTCGTATAGTTTTTCTGCCACTGGCACATATTCCTCATACCATCGGCGCTGTCCGGTTTTATCAGCACCGATCAGCAATAACGCGCATCGTCGTGGATCAAATGCATACAGCACCCGGAAAGGACGCCCCGCGTGCTGTATGCGCAGTTCCCTCAGTTGACCGTGCCGCGCGCCCTTGATGTCACTGGTGTGGGGAAAGCGCAGGCCCGGCCCGAAAAGGCCCAGGAGATCAACACTGGCAGACACCGAAACCTGCTCATTTTCGTCCAATTGCTCCCACCAGGCGCCGAATTCATCCGTGTACTCAATTTCCCAATTCATGCAAATATGCCATCCGTGGAATATAAACTCAAGAGCATAAAACCTAGCTGACGGAGGTCGTGATCTGCCACCTGCCACCGCCGGAAAATTGTTTGCTCATCCTTCCACCAGCACCGCAAAAACCTGTAGCCCGTAACAGGCAATGCCCTTCACGCGTGAACCACGCTGCAAAAACACAATTATCGACCGGTAAAAAGCGCTCTAATACCCGCCTGTTGATTGGCTTTAAAGATTCTGGAGTTCGCAAATGCCCCATGAAGGCAACTTGTTACAAGCAGCCGTGGTGTTCCTGCTCGCCGCGGTGTTGACCGTGCCCCTGGCCAAGCGCCTGCAATTGGGCGCGGTGCTCGGCTATCTGTTCGCCGGCGTGATCATCGGCCCGTCGGTATTGGGCCTGATCGGTAATCCGCAAAGCGTGGCGCAGTTCTCCGAGCTGGGCGTGGTGCTGCTGCTGTTCATCATCGGCCTGGAGCTGTCGCCCAAACGTTTATGGGTGATGCGCAAGGCAGTATTTGGCGTCGGCCTGGCCCAGGTGCTGCTCACCGGGTTGATCATCGGCGTGGTGGCGCTATGGCTGTTTGGCCAGTCGTGGAACAGTGCCATCGTGTTGGGCCTGGGCCTGGCGCTGTCGTCCACCGCGTTTGGCCTGCAAAGCCTGGCCGAGCGCAAGGAGCTGAACCAGCCCCACGGGCGCCTGGCGTTTGCGATCCTGCTGTTCCAGGACATCGCGGCGATCCCGCTGATTGCCATGGTGCCGTTGCTGGCCGGCAGCGATCACCCCACCAATGAAGCCCAGGGCCTGCAGCATGTGTTGCAGATCCTCGGCAGCATCGCCGTGGTGATCATCGGCGGGCGCTACATGTTGCGGCCGGTGTTTCGTGTGGTCGCCAAGACCGGCCTGCGCGAAGTGTCCACCGCCACCGCCTTGCTGGTGGTGATCGGCACCGCCTGGCTGATGGAGCTGGTGGGCGTGTCCATGGCCCTCGGCGCGTTCCTCGCCGGCCTGCTGCTGGCGGACTCGGAGTACCGCCACGAACTGGAATCCCAGATCGAGCCGTTCAAGGGCCTGTTGCTGGGGCTGTTTTTCATCAGCGTGGGCATGGGCGCCAACCTCGGCCTGCTGCTCAGCTCGCCGCTGATCGTGATCGGCCTGACCCTGCTGTTGATCGGCTTGAAGCTGCCGTTGCTGTACGCGGTCGGTCGATGGGTGAGTGACCTCAATCGCGAAAGCGCCCTGCGCCTGGGCGTGGTACTGGCGGCCGGCGGTGAGTTCGCGTTTGTAGTGTTCAAGATCGGCCGCGATCAGGGCCTGTTCGAACCCCATCTCTATGATGTGCTGGTGCTGACCATCACCCTGTCCATGGCCCTCACCCCGCTGCTGCTGTTGGTGTGCCCGAAGCTGTTCAAGCCAAAGGTCAAAACCGTGGAAGTGCCGGAGGAATACCGCACCTTCGAGAGCGATGCACCGCGCGTGGTGATCGCCGGCATGGGCCGTATGGGCCAGATCGTGGCGCGGATCCTGCGCGCGCAAAACATCTCGTTCATCGCCCTGGACACCTCGGTGGAAACCATCGAACTGACCCGTAGCTTCGGCGGCATGCCGGTGTTCTACGGCGACCCGCAACGTCCGGAGATCCTCCACGCGGCCAAGGTCGACCGGGCGGAATTCTTCGTCATCGCCATGGACGACCCGGAGATCAACATCAAGACCGCCGAGTTGGTGCGCAACCTCTACCCGCATATGCAGATCATCGCCCGCGCGCGCAACCGCCAGCACGTACACCGCCTGGTGGACCTGGATGCCTCACCGGTTCGCGAAACCTTCTACTCCAGCCTGGAAATGAGCCGCCGCACCCTGGTGGGCCTGGGGTTGAGCCAGGCCCAGGCCGACGCCCGCATCACCCGCTTCAAGAACCACGACCTACAACTGCTCGCCGCCCAACACGCGGTGTACGACGACGCGGCCAAGGTCATGCAGACCGCCCAGGAAGCCCGTGCGGAATTGGCACGGCTGTTTGAGATGGATCGACTTGAGGAAGAGTCCGACAAGGTGTAATGCCGTGGATGAACGATATTGCGATTTTTCTGACAGAATACGCCGCAATTTCGTTCATCCCTGGAGCGCTTCATGGCCACTTTCACCAAGACCGCAGTCCTGTTGGCCCTTGCGCTCGCCGCCGGCAGCGTGTTCGCCGCCGCCAAGCCGAGCACGCAAACCATCTCCACCTTGGGCGGCAAGTTCACCTTCAGTCTGCCCAAGGCCTACACCGCCGACACCTTGCCAGCAGGCAAGGCTGAAGATGGCACCGCCGACACCCAAGGCACGATGTATGCGAACCAGACCACGAAAAGTGTGGTGATCGTCGCCGAAACCGTGCGTAACGACGGGGTCACGATCAAGGACAACGACGCACAGTTCCTCGATGGCGCCGTGGCCGGTTTCATCAAGGACCAGAGCGCCGCCCTGCCCGACTTCAAAAAACAGGGCGAGAAAAAACTGACGTTCAAGGGACTGGGCCTGCGCCAAGTAGACAGCACCGCCACCCAGGGCGGAGGCAAGACGCTGAACTCCACCTTCCTCGGCGGCTCGGGCAATCACCTGCTGGTGATCCAGGCGATCTCGCGGGCCGATGATGTGAAGGGGCATGCCGAGCTGGTCAAGCAGATTACCGGCGGCCAATAACCCGGTTCATTGATGAGCGGGTGAGTTGGCTGAATTACCGTTATCGGGAGCAAGCCCCCTCCCACATGGGCATGGGGGGTTATCTCAGATGGGTTTGCAGCCAGGTGTTGAGGTCTCGTATTTCCAGTTCGCTGATGGTGTGGGTCATGCCTGGATAGGTATGAAACGTCGGCTTCAATCCCAACCCCACGAGCACCTCGTTCGCCTGCGTCGCCGAGGCATACGGCAGCGCTTGGTCGAGGGTGCCGTGGCCGATAAAAATCGCCAGCTTGTCCAGGCGCGGGTCCGGTTTTAGCTCGGCCTTGAGCACCGGCAACACGCTGCCACTCAACGCGGCAATCCCCCGCACCAATTGCGGCTGACGCAGCGCCACTTCGTAGGACATGATCGCGCCCTGGCTGAACCCCACCAGGAACACCCGGTCGCTACGGGTGTGGTACTTGGCGGTGGCCTGGGTCACGAAGTCTTCGATCAACCTCGCGCTGCTCTGCAAATCGGCGCTCACCCCGTCGTAATCACCGTCGCCGGGGGTCTTGGTAAACCAGCGATAACCCTGGGAGTCCACCGCCATCGGCGCGCGGGCCGACAGGTACGTCCAGTTGGAGGGCAGCGCGTCCTTGATGCCGAACAGGTCTTGCTCATTGCTGCCAAACCCGTGCAGGAAAATCACCAGCGGCTGGTTGCGCGCATCGCCCTGGGTCTGTTCCAGGTACGACAACGGCAAGTCAGTGTGCAAGGTGGCATCGGCCTGGGCCGCGCCGGCCACCAGGGTCAGCATCAGGGCAAACAGTTTGAGCATGGGACGTGACCTCAAGGTTTGCGCAATAAATAGGTGTCCATGATCCAGCCATTCTCCAGGCGCGCGGCCTTGCGCACCCGTTCGATCTGTTCGGCCACCTCGCTGACCTTGCCGCTGATGAGGATTTCATCCGGCGTGCCCAGGTAGGCCCCCCAGTAAATATCCAGATCCCGGTCGGCCACATTGCGGTAGGAATCTTCGGCGTCGAGCATCACCACCAGGGTATCGGCATCACTCGCCTGCCCCGCCGCCAGGCGGCGTCCGGTGGTGATTTCGATGGACTTGCCGATACGGTTCAGCGCCACCTTATGCTGGGCCGCCAGGGCCTGCACGCTGGTGATGCCGGGGATTACCTCGAACTCGAAGACGCAGCGGCCACTGGCCAGGATCGCCTGCAGGATACGAATGGTGCTGTCATACAGCGCAGGGTCGCCCCAGGCCAGGAAAGCGCCCACTTCACCGTCGGCCATTTCCTCGTTGATCATGCGCTCGAAGGTCTGCTGCTTGTCGCGGTTGAGGTCTTGCACCGCAGTGGTGTAGTCGATATCGCCGCGCACGCGCTCAGGGCAATCGGCCTCGACGAAGCGATAACCGGGCTCGGTGATGTAGGTTTCGCAGATCTGGCGGCGCAGGTCGATCAGCTTGTCCTTGCTCTGGCCCTTGTCCATCAGGAAAAACACGTCGGTGCGGTTCAGCGCTTTCACGGCCTGCATCGTGATGTAGTCAGGGTTGCCGGCGCCAATGCCGATGATCAGGATGCGTTTCATGGGGTGCTCTCATTGCGGGGCGTGGATTTTGCCATGTTCGGGCGCTCA
It encodes:
- a CDS encoding DUF726 domain-containing protein; translation: MQHQWDEMHRTRKPTFILCGEPQGDVLNLYVHGYSAFFNRQQLGNFKQQLAAIEGSTNLMLFWPAGHFLENLFAPFKDVIASMLGGGGLGAATVGVGKAIAYFLDHYKSVEARVDEVAKSLLPELAGYLRGESLEVRRINLIGHSLGARILVKSLLASPETARELPLDNLLLMGGAICTSSPWDEVSAPLKGRVINCHSSKDWALALKPDTERCIGRYAIPVTPALKAKVSNVHLATFDHAAYWPQLQTVVQYTDLLHERRGMIRADQRSSEVRFAEDDADLFPALVQARPEELKFLAELMAQKRSASIDATVREPLKLAIELQRMGGDSFMNLARGHGVSYRQIAEEVAQRLGIKFDQPLEDVALAELETQVAEKLIEQYKDKLSCADRQVFDAELKAAAQKEQRVLSRFDVGRSATAALSGTALAGLTGFVLRRGAATAIPVVGQALAAAMLLVTGVRAFSGPAYSITTLAVLVVGLIRQRMEREAQNQEMDLVVQVAQAFDLPRDTVMRTVASD
- a CDS encoding XRE family transcriptional regulator, whose protein sequence is MAKKFAELQARMTPKARAEAGQLLQQHLKEMPLHELRKAQQLSQENLAKRLNINQAAVSKMERRTDMYISTLRDYIRAMGGELEIIATFPDGQVKIDNFAV
- a CDS encoding type II toxin-antitoxin system RelE/ParE family toxin, yielding MNWEIEYTDEFGAWWEQLDENEQVSVSASVDLLGLFGPGLRFPHTSDIKGARHGQLRELRIQHAGRPFRVLYAFDPRRCALLLIGADKTGQRRWYEEYVPVAEKLYDIHLQTLRKEGRTHG
- a CDS encoding monovalent cation:proton antiporter-2 (CPA2) family protein, with product MPHEGNLLQAAVVFLLAAVLTVPLAKRLQLGAVLGYLFAGVIIGPSVLGLIGNPQSVAQFSELGVVLLLFIIGLELSPKRLWVMRKAVFGVGLAQVLLTGLIIGVVALWLFGQSWNSAIVLGLGLALSSTAFGLQSLAERKELNQPHGRLAFAILLFQDIAAIPLIAMVPLLAGSDHPTNEAQGLQHVLQILGSIAVVIIGGRYMLRPVFRVVAKTGLREVSTATALLVVIGTAWLMELVGVSMALGAFLAGLLLADSEYRHELESQIEPFKGLLLGLFFISVGMGANLGLLLSSPLIVIGLTLLLIGLKLPLLYAVGRWVSDLNRESALRLGVVLAAGGEFAFVVFKIGRDQGLFEPHLYDVLVLTITLSMALTPLLLLVCPKLFKPKVKTVEVPEEYRTFESDAPRVVIAGMGRMGQIVARILRAQNISFIALDTSVETIELTRSFGGMPVFYGDPQRPEILHAAKVDRAEFFVIAMDDPEINIKTAELVRNLYPHMQIIARARNRQHVHRLVDLDASPVRETFYSSLEMSRRTLVGLGLSQAQADARITRFKNHDLQLLAAQHAVYDDAAKVMQTAQEARAELARLFEMDRLEEESDKV
- a CDS encoding DcrB/PsbP domain-containing protein; this translates as MATFTKTAVLLALALAAGSVFAAAKPSTQTISTLGGKFTFSLPKAYTADTLPAGKAEDGTADTQGTMYANQTTKSVVIVAETVRNDGVTIKDNDAQFLDGAVAGFIKDQSAALPDFKKQGEKKLTFKGLGLRQVDSTATQGGGKTLNSTFLGGSGNHLLVIQAISRADDVKGHAELVKQITGGQ
- a CDS encoding alpha/beta hydrolase, whose translation is MLKLFALMLTLVAGAAQADATLHTDLPLSYLEQTQGDARNQPLVIFLHGFGSNEQDLFGIKDALPSNWTYLSARAPMAVDSQGYRWFTKTPGDGDYDGVSADLQSSARLIEDFVTQATAKYHTRSDRVFLVGFSQGAIMSYEVALRQPQLVRGIAALSGSVLPVLKAELKPDPRLDKLAIFIGHGTLDQALPYASATQANEVLVGLGLKPTFHTYPGMTHTISELEIRDLNTWLQTHLR
- the cobF gene encoding precorrin-6A synthase (deacetylating), giving the protein MKRILIIGIGAGNPDYITMQAVKALNRTDVFFLMDKGQSKDKLIDLRRQICETYITEPGYRFVEADCPERVRGDIDYTTAVQDLNRDKQQTFERMINEEMADGEVGAFLAWGDPALYDSTIRILQAILASGRCVFEFEVIPGITSVQALAAQHKVALNRIGKSIEITTGRRLAAGQASDADTLVVMLDAEDSYRNVADRDLDIYWGAYLGTPDEILISGKVSEVAEQIERVRKAARLENGWIMDTYLLRKP